From the genome of Vicia villosa cultivar HV-30 ecotype Madison, WI linkage group LG2, Vvil1.0, whole genome shotgun sequence, one region includes:
- the LOC131650274 gene encoding uncharacterized protein LOC131650274: MANNNIPSPDPFVLEQLIEDSSREVTNRNRQERALAGQRRPRHETSQPQRQQIQHIQHVHGLQQVQNVEQTHPEGQVQNGEDGQTRPQTEPEQLQVVNETDTRDGQPASSFTHTSGRRRSRSPDEEEQINIPEGADPTAVLLLKELQKTNRLIRLQGDRIHDLERKRRYRSLQRRRHRSRSYSSSRSPPRRNRKRSPSRSRSPSRRNRRQRSYSRSPPRKTRKNQKPETTEAKSLSPEQEHRGPSKAVQKVREHSPKDNRKISGKARTKSQRGRHSNSPEPSDEEDFRSPLSEQIRRVRLPRGMEKPPALDHYDGTTDPDDHIRSIEAVMDYHVAEAANRVILRGLKRRLGEAKKAWVEELHSVLWAYRTTPHSTTGETPFRLTYGTEAVIPVEIREPSRRTESPLEEELNDEAMREELDMVEEIRTGSSLREAKLKQQIALRHSTKVIKRGFEIGDLVLRRNMKDSHEGKLAPNWEGPYRVYDKTENDKHK; this comes from the exons ATGGCCAACAACAACATACCTAGTCCTGATCCCTTCGTCCTGGAACAACTGATTGAAGATTCCAGCCGCGAAGTGACGAATCGTAATCGGCAGGAACGTGCTCTTGCTGGACAGAGAAGGCCGAGGCATGAGACCTCGCAGCCCCAGAGGCAACAGATTCAGCACATTCAACATGTGCACGGCCTTCAACAAGTCCAGAACGTCGAACAAACCCATCCTGAAGGACAAgttcagaacggggaagacggGCAGACCCGGCCCCAGACTGAACCAGAGCAGCTCCAAGTGGTGAATGAAACTGATACCCGAGACGGGCAACCCGCTTCCTCGTTCACCCACACCTCTGGCAGACGAAGAAGCCGTAGCCCGGACGAGGAGGAACAGATCAACATTCCCGAGGGTGCTGATCCAACCGCCGTCCTCCTACTCAAGGAGCTGCAGAAAACCAACCGCCTCATCCGCCTACAGGGCGACCGCATCCACGAcctggaaaggaagcgacgataTCGCTCCCTCCAACGGAGACGCCATCGATCACGTTCCTATTCCTCTTCGCGGTCTCCTCCGAGGAGAAATCGCAAGCGTAGTCCATCTAGGTCTCGCTCCCCCTCGAGAAGAAACCGGCGCCAGCGGTCttattcccgctctccacctcGAAAGACTCGGAAGAATCAGAAACCTGAAACCACTGAAGCCAAGAGTCTCTCACCCGAGCAGGAGCACCGAGGCCCCTCCAAAGCCGTGCAGAAAGTCCGCGAGCATTCTCCAAAAGACAACCGCAAAATCTCGGGCAAAGCACGCACTAAATCCCAGCGGGGCAGACATTCAAACTCCCCTGAGCCTAGCGACGAAGAAGATTTCCGCAGTCCCTTGTCCGAGCAAATCCGGCGTGTTCGTCTTCCacgggggatggaaaaaccaccagcCTTGGACCACTATGACGGGACCACCGACCCCGATGACCACATAAGGAGCATCGAAGCTGTCATGGACTACCATGTG gctgaagccgccaaccgggtcatCCTCCGTGGGTTGAAGAGAAGGCTGGGCGAGGcgaaaaaagcttgggtcgaagagctacacagcgtcctctgggcgTACAGGACGACCCCACATTCGACCACGGGCGAAACACCGTTCAGGTTAACCTATGGCActgaagccgtgatccccgtggagatccgagaaccaTCTCGTCGGACTGAGTCACCTCTCGAGGAAGAACTAAACGATGAAGCtatgagagaagagctcgacatggtcgaggaaatcCGAACAGGATCCTCCCTACGTGAAGCAAAACTGAAACAACAGATAGCCTTACGCCATAGCACTAAAGTTATCAAACGCGGATTCGAAATCGGAGACTTGGTCCTCCGCCGAAACATGAAAGATTCGCACGaaggcaaactagccccaaactgggaaggtccATACCGAGTAtacgataaaaccgaaaacg ATAAGCACAAGTAA